A genomic stretch from Malus domestica chromosome 15, GDT2T_hap1 includes:
- the LOC103431807 gene encoding pentatricopeptide repeat-containing protein At4g32450, mitochondrial, which translates to MWKRVVQAPSAQLQTLASQRSSCLKHSFRLLIFSPSSSSMTLFQRYPALSSTHATFTSCSSASAFMGHEHEEFEAEHQSRINTSKQSGMDNGYYGQNSGQVQQKLNGACADGSRDPQYSQSNNGIFWRSTGNEFMNDPVQQNGNFRGYYGHENRWLQKTPNLHGKHLGNGNIQNPYVSRKEPSIEVRQNPDDFKSQVNSGSQGNHNQNSMQSYAHYRQNTNGYSEMHQPNPNYGQHQQNSSYGNGQYQQHPSYGQYQQNPSYEQYQTNSGAFQNTIVDSHIGSESKSEAQLIEASEDSPSSSSLEELDRFCKEGKVKEAVEILGLLEKQHVHVDLHHFLQLMQACGEAKALEEAKVVHDSITRLLPPLNVSTYNKILEMYSKCGSMDNAFLVFNKMPNRNLTSWDIMITWFAKNGLGEDAIDLFTQFKKAGLKPDGQLFIGVLYACSVVGDINEGLLHFESMSKDYGIVPNVDHYVSVVDMLGSMGYLDEALEFIEKMPLEPNVDVWKTLMNHCRVHGQLELGDRCAELIEQLHPSCLDEQSKAGLIPVKESDLVKEKEKKKIAAQNLLEVRSRVHEYRAGDKSHPENDEIYAQLRGLREQMKEAGYIPETRFVLHDIDQEGKEDALLAHSERLALAHGLISSSARSTIRVIKNLRVCGDCHNALKIISKIVGRELIMRDAKRFHHFKDGLCSCRDYW; encoded by the exons ATGTGGAAGCGAGTGGTACAAGCACCCTCAGCTCAGCTCCAAACCCTAGCCTCTCAGAGATCCTCATGTCTCAAACACAGCTTTcgactcctcatcttctcacCATCGTCCTCTTCAATGACACTGTTTCAGCGATACCCTGCTCTTTCCTCCACCCACGCCACCTTTACTTCCTGTTCCAGTGCGTCTGCATTTATGGGTCATGAGCATGAGGAATTTGAGGCTGAGCATCAG AGTAGGATCAATACATCCAAACAGAGTGGAATGGATAATGGGTATTATGGTCAAAATAGTGGGCAGGTGCAACAGAAACTAAATGGGGCATGTGCTGATGGTTCACGGGATCCCCAGTATAGTCAAAGTAACAATGGGATTTTCTGGAGAAGCACAGGCAACGAATTTATGAATGACCCAGTTCAACAAAATGGAAATTTTAGAGGGTATTATGGTCATGAAAATAGATGGTTGCAAAAAACCCCAAACCTGCATGGGAAACATTTAGGAAATGGAAATATACAGAATCCATATGTGTCTCGGAAGGAGCCATCCATAGAAGTCAGACAGAATCCCGATGATTTTAAATCACAAGTAAATTCAGGATCGCAGGGAAACCATAATCAGAATTCTATGCAAAGTTATGCACATTATCGGCAAAATACCAATGGTTACTCTGAAATGCATCAGCCGAACCCTAATTATGGACAACATCAACAGAATTCTAGTTATGGAAACGGGCAATACCAGCAACACCCTAGTTATGGGCAATACCAGCAAAACCCTAGTTATGAACAATATCAGACAAATTCAGGTGCTTTTCAAAATACGATAGTGGATTCTCACATAGGAAGTGAGTCAAAATCTGAAGCACAATTAATTGAGGCTTCGGAAGATAGCCCGTCTAGTTCCAGTCTTGAAGAGTTGGATCGTTTTTGCAAGGAGGGGAAAGTTAAGGAGGCTGTGGAGATCTTGGGACTGCTAGAGAAGCAGCACGTTCATGTAGATTTGCATCACTTTTTACAGTTGATGCAAGCATGCGGTGAGGCCAAGGCTCTAGAAGAAGCAAAAGTTGTTCATGACAGCATTACAAGATTATTGCCTCCTTTGAATGTGAGTACGTACAACAAAATCTTGGAGATGTATTCTAAATGTGGTTCTATGGACAACGCATTTTTGGTTTTCAACAAGATGCCAAACCGGAATTTGACATCGTGGGACATTATGATAACATGGTTTGCTAAGAATGGTCTTGGGGAAGATGCCATTGATCTATTTACCCAATTCAAGAAAGCAGGCTTGAAACCCGATGGCCAATTGTTTATTGGCGTTTTATACGCTTGTAGTGTCGTGGGAGATATTAATGAAGGATTGCTGCATTTTGAATCAATGAGCAAAGATTATGGTATTGTCCCAAATGTGGATCATTATGTGAGTGTAGTAGATATGCTAGGAAGTATGGGCTATCtagatgaagctttggaatTCATTGAAAAGATGCCATTGGAACCTAATGTTGATGTTTGGAAGACCTTGATGAATCACTGTAGAGTTCATGGGCAGTTGGAGCTTGGGGACCGGTGTGCGGAGCTTATTGAGCAGCTACATCCCTCCTGCTTAGATGAGCAATCAAAGGCTGGCCTTATTCCTGTAAAAGAATCTGACCTGgtaaaggagaaagagaagaaaaaaatagcaGCACAAAATCTTTTAGAAGTGAGGAGCCGAGTCCATGAATATCGAGCAGGTGATAAATCGCATCCTGAGAACGATGAAATTTATGCTCAACTCAGGGGTTTAAGGGAACAGATGAAGGAGGCTGGCTACATTCCGGAAACGAGATTTGTGTTACATGACATAGATCAGGAAGGCAAGGAAGATGCTTTGCTTGCCCATAGTGAGAGACTTGCTCTTGCTCATGGCCTCATCAGCAGCTCAGCTCGTTCAACTATTAGGGTTATCAAGAATCTTCGTGTTTGTGGCGATTGCCATAACGCACTGAAGATCATTTCGAAAATTGTAGGCAGAGAACTCATCATGCGAGATGCTAAGAGGTTCCACCATTTCAAAGACGGATTGTGTTCTTGCCGAGATTATTGGTGA